The following proteins are encoded in a genomic region of Pectinophora gossypiella chromosome 6, ilPecGoss1.1, whole genome shotgun sequence:
- the LOC126367550 gene encoding DNA primase small subunit, which yields MVGQHDENLLSDMLPVYYTRLFPQNIFCRWLSCGSSPQPLANRELSFTLADDVYLRYLTICNQKEFQTLLQKKCPYKLDIGAVYNTKPSIARHDSVVLARELVFDIDLTDYDEVRTCCQEAKVCEKCWKFMVIACEIIDKSLREDFGFQSILWVFSGRRGVHCWVSDYEARTLDGPGRGAVADYLCLIFGGDNQTKKVHLGSENMHSSIRRALEIIDKYFLELLQDQEFLSTENRLKAFLKLIPDETLRSQVEKKLEKMPESSVDRWKTFLNLYESFFRENGSAVRKMKYLVEEIKIQYCYPRLDVNVTKGFNHLLKSPFSIHPKTGKVCVVFKPGNAKTMKLEDVPTIYSLLDDSTPESAQHQANMRTAVKNFQEVVFSLEKAEALRRKNDHNISLDF from the exons ATG GTCGGTCAACATGACGAGAATTTGTTGTCGGATATGTTGCCTGTGTACTACACAAGGCTATTTCCTCAGAACATATTTTGTCGGTGGCTGAGCTGTGGAAGCAGTCCACAACCTCTCGCCAACAGAGAGTTGTCGTTTACCCTAGCAGACGATGTGTATTTACGATACTTAACCATATGTAATCAGAAAGAGTTTCAAACATTGCTACAAAAGAAATGCCCTTACAAACTAGATATTGGTGCTGTTTACaatactaa ACCATCTATAGCTCGGCATGATTCAGTGGTACTTGCTAGAGAGCTGGTATTTGATATTGATCTTACGGATTATGATGAAGTGAGGACATGTTGCCAAGAAGCCAAGGTCTGTGAAAAATGCTGGAAGTTTATGGTCATTGCATGTGAAATCATTGACAAATCTTTAAGAG aGGACTTTGGATTTCAAAGCATCCTATGGGTGTTTTCTGGCAGAAGAGGTGTACATTGTTGGGTATCAGACTATGAGGCAAGGACTTTGGATGGTCCCGGGAGGGGAGCTGTGGCCGATTATCTCTGCTTGATCTTTGGAGGAGACAATCAGACCAAAAAAGTCCATCTGGGAAGTGAAAACATGCATTCTAGTATAAG GAGAGCCCTTGAAATAATTGACAAGTACTTTTTAGAACTTTTGCAGGACCAAGAGTTTCTCTCAACTGAAAACAGACTGAAGGCTTTCTTAAAATTAATACCTGATGAAACACTAAGATCACAAGTGGAGAAAAAGCTGGAGAAAATGCCAGAATCATCAGTAGACAGATGGAAAACATTcttgaatttgtatgaatcaTTCTTCAGAGAA AATGGTAGTGCAGTTAGAAAGATGAAGTACTTAGTAGAAGAAATCAAGATACAGTACTGTTACCCAAGGCTGGACGTGAATGTCACAAAAGGTTTCAACCATCTTCTGAAATCTCCCTTTAGTATACATCCAAAAACTGGAAAGGTGTGTGTGGTGTTCAAGCCAGGCAATGCTAAGACTATGAAACTAGAGGATGTACCTACAATCTACAGTTTGCTCGATGATAGCACTCCAGAAAGTGCTCAACATCAAGCCAATATGAGGACAGCTGTAAAGAACTTCCAAGAAGTTGTATTTTCTCTGGAAAAAGCTGAAGCTTTGAGAAGGAAGAATGATCATA ATATTTCCCTGGATTTTTAA